cccccccccccccccaccccatcATACATCCCTCTCGCTTTCCTTCGACCACCCTTGCCGGTGTGTTTGCAGTGCGAAGTTCATTATCCTGGCACCTGAACTATTTACCTTTTCCACCCAACACTTTTTCCACGCGCGGGTTGGAGAATTATTCGGATGGTAACATATATTCGGCGAACGAGTCCCCAGCGAAGATGGATAAACTTCCGGTGTAACTAACAACCATTCACCAACCTCCCTTcgcttcccctcccccccagaATCCACCGTTTGCTGTGCAGTTTTCGATTCCACTTGGGACCTCTCACTTTGCGAACATTTTTGCACGCTTAAGTGAAGCGAAGGgggtagggggggggggggggggaagggggagtcGACCACCGGAAAAGGGGTAGGGGGGAGAGGTTTTTCCGTGAAAGGAACATAAGTTTAAACATTCACCGGGCGCATCCCGGGCATTGGGGAtggggttttttcttctttctctctctctccttaaCCATCAAACGGGAAGCGAGTGAAAAGCAAGATACTCAATTTAGTCACATTCCTTTTTCAATTCCACCCCAACTGGGTGGGCAGCCTTTTTACCTATTAGTTTTTATGGACcgaagaaggggaaaaaaaaggcaactaAAGAGGCATCAAAAAGGGGGAAGTAGAAAACGGGAGTAGAAAACAGGAGTAGAAAACCGGGTAAGCAAAATGGCGAAAGAAGGATGGGAactgcaaaaaacaaaaaaacaactaccAGCTCCAGCACGTGGAACCTCTCGGTACCTTCGGCAACAGTTTGTAGTTGTAGCTTGTTTTTCCACCTCAACCCCTCTTCTTACCTCGCCTCCTGGTTCACACCTGCCTTCCGGTTCGGTCCATTCCCGGTTGTCcggtgttttaaattttatttcaatgtttataGCCAGCTCTTGGCAGCTTTAAAATTTACTGGCTACATTATATCTTGCCCCTCCCACTCCTTTTCCCCACGGTGCGAGGACGAGAAAGGTgtggaaaggggggggggaacaAACCGGGGCAACTAGCCTGTCCACAGCGTGCCCGTGATCACGACGTGCAGCTTGtattaatattatttacaaattatttgaaaCTTTTAATAGAGTTTCGCCCTGTCGCCAAGGGGGGATGCCTACCGTGCCGGGACCAACACCGACGGTGTCCCAGCCTCGGAGCCCGCAGCGGGACGTTGTGTTCCGGTTGCTTTTATTTCGCTACCCCGCGTCCTAGGAAAATGGAACTCCGCCGCAAGGATTTGAGCAGTCCTGCCTTTGGGTGGACTTTATCAGGACGCTCGTTTATGACtctcaccattttttttttttttttcgcacgtCACTCGTCTGGTTTGCACCTTCGATGTGCCTTTTCTCTTCCACACTGGTTGGATACCTTTCCGATATTGAACGGCAAAAGAAGCTCGGTTCTGTTAGCGTTTTGCATTACCTCATCGAAGATGCAAACCTTTAAACATTTGCCCTTCAACAGCTTGAAGATTTAAGCAAGCGCTTTGATCGAGGAGGTAAACAGGGGTACTAGTTAGGTTAAAAACATAACATTGAGACATGAGTCAAGCGGGCATCCTTTAAAACACGAACATATGGAAGGcacagtaaacaaacattaGAAACGAACTGAAGAGGTTCGCATAGCATAAGGGAGGGTTCACATAGGAGTTACCTGCAATCATTTGATTGGTCGCACGTACAGACAACCTCATAAGGACAAGATTTTGATTGGAAGATCCTTCGATACACGCTGgagttggttttggtttggttttgtttcttcaccGCCTGCAGCAACCCCCACCGAAGCTCACTCCTACCGATGCGCCTGCCCCGACCCTTTATCATTcgtatacacacatacacacacacacacacacacactcacagacacacatacgcacacacatcCATGCTAACATACATTGATGCTGATCGCTGGCCGCTCCGCTCCGCCAGGTGATCCGATCCGGAACCGTCTGGGTTGGCTCCGTCCATCGAGCTCACGGTACGAACACGACCAAACTATCGTCGTCCTGCTGGTTCGGCTCGCGATCCGACTGCTCCTGCTCCCGCCGCCTCCGTTCAGTTGTGTTTCCAGCTATTAGCTTTGGTtcggaagagaagaaaagccCGCAAAGAagtcgaaaagaaaagatcaTTAAAAGGGAGTTCACGGTTTGCTCCTAGACGTTGCGAGTAATGTTGAGTAAAGAAGCTCTTTCTAAAGCGCAGAGCGAGTCACTCTCACTCGCCTTGGAGAGCGGAGCACGAGGGGTTGCTCTTATTCGAGCAAAACACAATACAGAGCGCTAGCGATATTTGCTCCTAAGAGCTCTACAGATCGATATCGATATTCTATCTGAAGAGCACTGTCGAGCTTTATGAAACCCCGTAGCGCTCAGTACAGCTATTCGGAGCGGAAATCGCTCACAAAAGAGGTACCTCCAACTAAGAGCGCAAGAGTGCGCTCAGTTAAGTGAGCGAATCACTGGAGGTACCTCTTTCGCTTCCAACACAACACTAATTGCAAGGTGTTTTACTATGGACGGAATCTTTCCCTGCTATAACTCAGGTAGTGTTGGAAATACTGTAACTCCTAAGCTAAGGCCTGTTTGTCGGAACTCTGCGTGTTGGTTCGAACTAGAGTTGGGTAATTCAGAttctgattcatgaatctcaattAATCTTGGTTTCGATTTGGAGATTTATTAATCTCTAACTGAGAGTTTCGTGAATCCCGAAGATTTATCCTAGTCCAGGTGAATCTCACAAAAGTTAGGAGTTCAGTTCCTCGTAAAGTTGAAGAACAAAATGAACtaaattggttttatttgttttccaacgcAGGAAGGATTCGGATCGGACTCAGAGGTTCGGTTTGGAGTCGAATCGCATCCCAGCCTCGGAACGGATGGTTCAAAACGCCTTTCGGTCCTCCCGCAACCTACCTTTATAGTGAACGTCCTTGTACATAGTTGCACatatttttccccctttttccagtttgtttcGAAAGTCAATGTTCGTCCGCACGGGACGGTGCAGCAGTGGCTGCGGTGGCCGGAAGTTGTTGCCGAGCGGCGCCTTCGGGTGATCCGGTCCGCCCTGCATGAGCCTCCGCAGTGCGTGTAGCTGATggtggagatgtaggagaggTAGGAGAGAAGAAGTAGAGACAAGCGCCGGAAGGCAAAGGAAGATCTGTGGTGCTTTACCTGCTGCTTGGTGATGTAGATAGGTTTGTTCATGACGATCCAGGTGACGGTTTCGTAGCAGGCCGGCGCCGTCGTGGAGCCCTCGTACGTCATGTAGTGCTCGGTGTCGGGCAGCAGGTCGCGCACGGAGATGCGTCGCACCGTCGCCTCGTCGCCGCCGTACCGGATCCGGTCCAGCTGGTCGGTCAGCATGCGCAGCTCCGGGTTGGAGAGGTCGCCCAGCTGCAGCAGGATGGCGACGCCGACAATCCCTTGCGCCCGGTACAGCGCGTCGCTGAAGTTAGCGTACAGCTGCGAGTTGTAGCCGAAGATCTGTATCTGCAATAGGGAAGCCGCGGGTAGTAGCTTCGAACATCGCGAACTCGCGCCGTACCAGTGCGACTCACCTCGGCCGGGAAGGTGTAACCCTCGACGCTGTGCTCCGAACCGAACTGGTCGTGCAGGCCGTAGTGGATGTGGATCTCGTGAAACCGGTACCGGTACGAGAGGGGCCCGCCGGTCAGGTTGACGGGCACCTGCGGCGTCCCGTACGCCGAGATGGTCTCGTTGTCCGCCGTGAAGATGACGCTGTGGCCCGTGTTAGCGATCGTCCCGCTGATCTGGTGTTGGTTGGCAAGAGGGGGAGGAAGGAAACGACAAGGGGGATTTAGTGGGCATTACTCTTCTGGTACGTGCGTCGTCTCCCGTCACTCTTCCGGCCGGCTGCAGCCCGCCACTCACTCGGTGCTTGTCGATGTGCAGCGTGCGGAGGTTCGGGTCGAACAGCAGACGCTGCGGCTCCAGGTTGACCGGCGATTGTCGACGTCCCTTGTTGCACAGCGACCACTCCGGGTTGATCAAGCCCCAGAAGGCGGGCCCTGCAAGAAGCCACAAACAAGTGTTGGTCAAACCGATTAGCTTTTGTTAGCTTctagggttttgttttgacgaGGTGCCCATggtgcagcggtagcgcgaggaaacaccacgccacaggtgtgggatcgaatctcgaaaGAGGCCCTGTCGCACTTTGGGATGTTGTGCCACATAAGAAGCGGAAGGGTTTTGTTATCACTCGTAGTTAGAAGAGCAGTATGGGGCAAACTTGTGTGCTACTTAAATGTCAAATGTAACGAATCAGATCTATTCAGATAAAATGACTTGTCTTCGATTGCCTTTCAAATTGAAAAGTAACAGAAGGTAAGCTGTATATTACACGatatatttctttaaaaaactaCTTAATGTATACTGATTTTGGTGTTCTAATTGACATTGTTAAAGCTATCAAACTCGTGTTTAAAATATAATCAGCCACAAGGAATGTATAATGAGGGTTAACATTGTGATGTTGTTGCAAAAAGCATCTGTTTAAAAACATCTTCTCAACGTATCCTCTTGTAACGATAATGTCGTAACTGTTGTACTTATTTAGTATTCAGAAGGATTTGGGAATTCAGAATCGTGCAACTCGTTCTATTTATTGATATATTCGAGGACTAATGAAACCACATGAACTCTGAACCTTCTACAGGGCGAATTAATTTCATCGGAAAAGTCAAAAGTGTAGAACGAAAGTAGGGTAGTTTCTATTTCAAGCTTTCTCAAACGAAAGATTGTAAAACTCCGTCAAATCTAACGTTTTTTGACTGCTTGTCACCCCGGGGTCGTAATTAAATATATTGTACATGACCTTTTTTAAGAtattgataaaacaaaatttatcttttccttttttccatgatggtttacaataaaatgtgtaaaacCAGGAGAAGTTGATAGAAAAAGTGTGAAAAGTTTATTAACAGTAGCGTTGGCTCGATGGAAAAAGTGTACGAGAAAAGAAAGGTCTAGGTGTTTCTAGGTGTCTAGGCTGTAAAACATATAAACTGTTATCTAGCAATTGAAAAGTGCTGCACAAAAGCAATTTCgctcaaaaatgtaaaatagttTGGCATTTGTTCAAATCATCAGTTCAATTTACTCTTATTTGAAATTTGACAAAACTACTTTTCTACTTTATATTTCAACATTCTCCAATGACCATACAAAGGTTGagcgttacataaaaagaaatcaagcaatTGTATgtttaaacatgtttaatgGTCGTTGTGCTTTGGCCCCACTCTGCCCTACATTGAACAAACACGGAGAGCGCGACGTCTCAAATCACATTGATTGCTCATGAATTCTTGATAAATCGTTTAGCGCGGAACCAGTCGccagtttttcctcctttcatGACGTTTATCTTTTGGTGctcggtttttttcttctttaaataatatttgtcGAGCAAGTGGAAGAGGGGAACAATGTTGCGCAAATCTGCTGACCGGCACTCGCTGGGCAGTTTTCTGGCAGTGGAGTCATAATTCCCCACGGCTTACCGGGACCGGGATTTTCCCCAGCTCCCAGCAGATCGGATGCGGCCGCGGGTTATGGTTTTCTTGTCTTTTGTTCTTCccctacatacacacacacgtacacaaacaTCCATACTCCCAGCTGGTCATTGGAGGGAGGCGTGCTGAGTCACGTTCGTGCACTTACGTGACCATTCCTTTTTCGGTCGGCGGAATGACATTTCTGCCGTGAAAGCATTAGCCTCTTTTGCCCCTTTTCCCGAAAAATGGAACTGACTCAGTGCACATCAAGAAAGGTCTCTCCGGGAGCAAACGAGAAcatcacaaaaaagaaagaaaaaaacaaatattgccTCGGA
This region of Anopheles coustani chromosome X, idAnoCousDA_361_x.2, whole genome shotgun sequence genomic DNA includes:
- the LOC131269744 gene encoding carbonic anhydrase-related protein 10; translated protein: CTLIFVYDKLKPLSAVSWEEWWTYDGISGPAFWGLINPEWSLCNKGRRQSPVNLEPQRLLFDPNLRTLHIDKHRISGTIANTGHSVIFTADNETISAYGTPQVPVNLTGGPLSYRYRFHEIHIHYGLHDQFGSEHSVEGYTFPAEIQIFGYNSQLYANFSDALYRAQGIVGVAILLQLGDLSNPELRMLTDQLDRIRYGGDEATVRRISVRDLLPDTEHYMTYEGSTTAPACYETVTWIVMNKPIYITKQQLHALRRLMQGGPDHPKAPLGNNFRPPQPLLHRPVRTNIDFRNKLEKGGKICATMYKDVHYKANSWKHN